A genomic segment from Yimella sp. cx-51 encodes:
- a CDS encoding PrsW family intramembrane metalloprotease — protein MGGKPDLVQTLSRAELAALNGRRPLLRRILSWGGAAVLFGLFAAIMLGAVRAQSGLTATVLGLASASVVLGIVVPVFLWLDRFEPEPPGMLLFAFLWGAVVATVLAAFFNDLGGYLIGVTGQNDPTVAVLVAPPVEETVKGLVLVLLLVFRRKEIDGIVDGMVYAGLCAAGFAFVEDIVYLAGGYAESGEEGLLGTFVVRVLMSPFAHPMFTICTGIGIGIAATSRGLLMRTLPPIIGWVCAVVLHTGWNALAVLAQEGWLLTYVLVQVPLFCGFLALLWTARRREAAKIGQELSGYIDTGWLSPAEVRMLASMKERRYARAWAKAHGGAPLLKQMVQFQDISSELAMLRARLVRGDRSAALQEREHRMLAAMWMLRRPFLDTPLYRYYDWTGTANNRANQPARHQV, from the coding sequence ATGGGAGGAAAACCGGATCTGGTGCAGACCTTGTCGCGCGCTGAACTGGCTGCGCTGAACGGCAGGCGTCCCCTCCTGCGACGCATCCTGAGTTGGGGTGGCGCGGCGGTACTCTTCGGCTTGTTCGCCGCGATCATGCTCGGCGCGGTGCGGGCCCAGTCCGGTCTCACCGCAACGGTTCTGGGTCTGGCATCGGCGAGCGTCGTCCTGGGCATCGTCGTCCCGGTGTTCCTGTGGCTCGACCGTTTCGAACCCGAACCACCCGGCATGCTGCTCTTCGCATTCCTCTGGGGAGCCGTCGTCGCGACCGTCCTCGCGGCCTTCTTCAACGACCTCGGCGGCTACCTGATCGGGGTGACGGGGCAGAACGACCCCACCGTCGCCGTGCTGGTGGCACCGCCGGTGGAGGAGACCGTCAAGGGTCTGGTGCTGGTGCTGCTGCTGGTCTTCCGGCGCAAGGAGATCGACGGGATCGTCGACGGCATGGTCTACGCCGGACTCTGCGCTGCAGGCTTCGCGTTCGTCGAGGACATCGTGTATCTCGCCGGTGGTTACGCCGAATCGGGTGAGGAGGGCCTGCTCGGCACCTTCGTCGTCCGGGTGCTGATGAGTCCGTTCGCCCACCCGATGTTCACGATCTGCACCGGCATCGGGATCGGTATCGCTGCCACCTCGCGCGGATTGCTAATGCGCACGCTGCCACCGATCATCGGATGGGTCTGCGCGGTGGTGCTGCACACCGGCTGGAATGCGCTCGCGGTGCTGGCCCAAGAAGGTTGGTTGCTGACCTACGTCCTGGTGCAGGTGCCATTGTTCTGTGGATTCCTGGCTCTGCTGTGGACGGCCCGACGACGCGAGGCGGCCAAGATCGGCCAGGAGCTCTCGGGCTACATCGACACAGGGTGGTTGTCGCCGGCGGAGGTGCGCATGCTCGCCTCGATGAAAGAACGTCGCTACGCCCGGGCGTGGGCCAAGGCCCACGGCGGAGCGCCCTTGTTGAAGCAAATGGTGCAGTTCCAGGACATCTCCAGCGAACTGGCGATGCTGCGTGCCCGATTGGTGCGTGGTGATCGCAGCGCCGCACTGCAGGAACGTGAACATCGCATGCTTGCCGCGATGTGGATGCTGCGCAGGCCCTTCCTCGACACCCCGCTGTACCGCTACTACGACTGGACGGGCACGGCGAACAACCGGGCGAATCAGCCCGCTCGGCACCAGGTCTGA
- the orn gene encoding oligoribonuclease, protein MSEDKAKTDRIIWIDCEMTGLDLDNDALIEVAVLVTDFDLNQLGEGVDVLIKPEPAALEQMNDFVRDMHTRSGLLDELEHGLTMAEAEERVLAYLREYAPEVGKWPLGGNSVGTDKAFLARDMPGLTEHLHYRIIDVSSIKELSRRWYPRVYFSAPKKDGGHRALADITESIAELRYYREAVFVDQPGPDSKAAREIARKHTVSP, encoded by the coding sequence GTGAGTGAGGACAAGGCCAAGACCGACCGCATCATCTGGATCGACTGCGAAATGACCGGGCTCGACCTGGACAACGACGCACTGATCGAGGTGGCCGTATTGGTCACCGACTTCGACCTGAACCAGTTGGGCGAGGGGGTCGACGTGCTGATCAAGCCCGAGCCGGCTGCGCTGGAGCAGATGAACGATTTCGTCCGTGACATGCACACGCGCAGCGGTCTGTTGGATGAACTCGAGCACGGGTTGACGATGGCCGAAGCCGAAGAGCGGGTCCTGGCCTACCTGCGCGAGTACGCGCCCGAAGTGGGCAAGTGGCCGCTGGGCGGTAACTCCGTGGGCACGGACAAGGCCTTCCTGGCCCGCGACATGCCCGGGCTCACCGAGCACCTGCACTACCGCATCATCGACGTCTCCTCGATCAAGGAGTTGTCGCGCCGCTGGTACCCGCGGGTGTACTTCTCAGCCCCGAAGAAGGACGGCGGCCACCGGGCGCTGGCAGACATCACCGAGTCGATCGCCGAACTGCGCTACTACCGCGAGGCGGTGTTCGTCGACCAGCCCGGCCCCGACTCCAAGGCCGCTCGCGAGATCGCCCGCAAGCACACCGTTTCGCCCTGA
- a CDS encoding YihY/virulence factor BrkB family protein, protein MTVLYDEVVDRPFDEVPESPAKPDYKVAFKRARAKFSQDQCTDVAASLTYYSVQSLFPGLIAVISLLNIFGSGKETTTSLVESIGRIIGKEPSELSTITTFIDNVQAAPGGGLALIIGIGGALWSASGYVGAFGRALNRIYAVEEGRSFVKLKGTLLLITAIEVLLIIMVMASLVLSGPVAKEVGSTIGLGDTAVQVWDIAKWPVVAMIVIAIITMLYQSTPNVRRERSLLTSGAMVGFLVWVLASLALVTYIGITAGASYQKTYGAFAGVIIFLLWLWITNVAMLFGAELDAELLRTRQLKSGLPAERLILLPARDENGIEKKTEKDEKLVAEAIDLRMKSTPSTDALARVTGGHNSTAREFGQAMGPSSHGRTGNGSAPVLREPARINASEARTVAGAPSDNDASATAAAIEADREQRKQDALIRAARERKVRDREAAKQAKEQKARAAAEAKAAKEEKAREEAITLDQRWEQVAAVRAQFAPKPSAERDALLAERDARRKAYHAEQSAKVAAARRPEPKGAQSEPTAQTKSFMTGTHEGPATAPAEPSALEREIEAERERRRNDWYAARGL, encoded by the coding sequence ATGACCGTGCTCTATGACGAGGTAGTCGATCGTCCGTTCGACGAGGTGCCGGAATCTCCGGCCAAGCCTGACTACAAGGTCGCGTTCAAGCGCGCCCGCGCGAAGTTCTCCCAGGACCAGTGCACGGACGTCGCTGCGTCGCTGACCTACTACTCCGTCCAGTCCCTGTTCCCCGGGCTGATCGCGGTGATCTCGCTGCTCAACATCTTCGGTAGCGGCAAGGAGACCACCACCAGCCTGGTCGAGTCGATCGGCCGCATCATCGGCAAGGAGCCGTCGGAGCTGTCGACGATCACCACGTTCATCGACAACGTGCAGGCTGCACCCGGTGGAGGACTCGCGCTGATCATCGGTATCGGTGGTGCGCTGTGGTCGGCCTCCGGATACGTCGGCGCCTTCGGACGCGCACTCAACCGCATCTACGCGGTCGAGGAAGGGCGTTCGTTCGTCAAGCTCAAGGGCACGCTGTTGCTGATCACCGCCATCGAGGTGCTGCTGATCATCATGGTGATGGCCTCGCTCGTGCTGAGCGGTCCGGTTGCCAAGGAGGTCGGAAGCACGATCGGTCTCGGTGACACCGCCGTGCAGGTGTGGGACATCGCCAAGTGGCCGGTCGTGGCGATGATCGTGATCGCGATCATCACGATGCTTTACCAGTCGACCCCGAATGTGCGCCGTGAGCGCTCGCTGCTCACCTCCGGTGCGATGGTCGGCTTCCTGGTCTGGGTGCTGGCTTCGCTGGCGCTCGTGACCTACATCGGCATCACCGCCGGTGCCAGCTACCAGAAGACCTATGGCGCGTTCGCCGGCGTGATCATCTTCCTGCTGTGGCTGTGGATCACCAACGTCGCCATGCTTTTCGGTGCCGAGTTGGACGCCGAACTGCTGCGCACCCGCCAGTTGAAGTCGGGTCTGCCGGCCGAGCGGCTGATCCTGCTGCCGGCTCGCGACGAGAACGGCATCGAGAAGAAGACCGAGAAGGACGAGAAGCTCGTCGCCGAGGCGATCGACCTTCGCATGAAGTCCACCCCGTCCACCGACGCCCTCGCTCGGGTCACCGGTGGGCACAACAGCACGGCACGTGAATTCGGGCAGGCGATGGGCCCGTCCTCGCACGGGCGCACCGGCAACGGATCGGCGCCGGTGCTGCGCGAGCCCGCACGGATCAATGCCAGCGAGGCCCGCACGGTGGCGGGTGCTCCGAGCGACAACGATGCCTCCGCGACCGCAGCGGCGATCGAGGCCGACCGCGAGCAGCGCAAGCAGGACGCGTTGATCCGCGCGGCCCGGGAGCGCAAGGTTCGCGACCGCGAGGCCGCCAAGCAGGCCAAGGAGCAGAAGGCTCGGGCAGCTGCTGAGGCCAAGGCTGCCAAGGAGGAGAAGGCTCGCGAAGAAGCGATCACCCTCGACCAGCGCTGGGAGCAGGTGGCCGCCGTGCGCGCCCAGTTCGCTCCGAAGCCGTCGGCCGAGCGGGACGCCCTGCTGGCGGAGCGGGACGCACGCCGCAAGGCCTACCACGCCGAGCAGTCGGCGAAGGTTGCCGCCGCCAGGCGTCCTGAGCCGAAGGGTGCGCAGTCGGAACCGACGGCGCAGACCAAGAGCTTCATGACCGGCACGCATGAGGGCCCGGCGACCGCACCGGCGGAGCCCAGCGCACTGGAGCGGGAGATCGAGGCGGAGCGCGAGCGGCGCCGCAACGACTGGTACGCGGCCCGCGGACTCTGA
- the tdh gene encoding L-threonine 3-dehydrogenase, whose product MRALAKTHAGPGLKLIDVPEPSVGADEVKIRVLRAGLCGTDLHLEQWDEWAASVVHPPLVIGHEFYGEVTEIGPGVTSVQVGQRVSGEGHVVCNECRNCRAGRRQVCIRTNSVGVNRDGAFADYVVIPASNVWVQPDDIDPDLGAVFDPLGNATHTALSFPMAGEDVLITGAGPIGVMATAIAKHVGARHVVVTDVSDSRLDLAKAAGADRVVNVAQQRIADTQRDLGMREGFDVGLEMSGNPQAMAEMIDNMNHGGRIAMLGLPKDDFPVNWGRVITHMLTIKGIYGREMYDTWYAMSSMLSTSPHLKQAVQSVITHRFPAEQWQQAFETARSGQCGKVIMDWS is encoded by the coding sequence GTGCGTGCTCTTGCGAAAACACATGCCGGTCCTGGACTCAAGCTGATCGACGTCCCGGAACCAAGCGTCGGCGCTGACGAGGTGAAGATCCGGGTGCTGCGCGCCGGACTCTGCGGCACCGACCTCCACCTGGAGCAATGGGACGAGTGGGCGGCCTCTGTCGTCCACCCACCGTTGGTGATTGGTCACGAGTTCTACGGCGAGGTGACCGAGATCGGGCCGGGCGTCACGAGCGTGCAGGTGGGCCAGCGGGTCTCCGGCGAAGGGCATGTCGTCTGCAACGAGTGCCGCAACTGCCGCGCCGGCCGCCGGCAGGTGTGCATCCGCACCAACAGCGTCGGGGTGAACCGCGACGGCGCCTTCGCCGACTACGTGGTGATCCCCGCGTCCAACGTGTGGGTACAGCCGGACGACATCGATCCCGATCTCGGCGCTGTCTTCGATCCGCTCGGCAATGCAACGCACACCGCGTTGTCCTTCCCGATGGCCGGCGAGGACGTGCTGATCACCGGCGCCGGACCCATCGGGGTCATGGCCACCGCGATCGCCAAACACGTCGGTGCGCGCCATGTCGTGGTCACCGACGTCTCCGACAGCCGCCTCGACCTTGCCAAGGCCGCGGGCGCCGACCGAGTCGTCAACGTCGCCCAGCAGCGCATCGCCGACACCCAACGCGATCTGGGCATGCGCGAAGGATTCGACGTCGGCCTGGAGATGTCGGGCAACCCGCAGGCGATGGCCGAGATGATCGACAACATGAATCACGGCGGGCGCATCGCGATGCTCGGCCTGCCCAAGGACGACTTCCCGGTCAACTGGGGACGCGTCATCACGCACATGCTGACCATCAAGGGCATCTACGGCCGCGAGATGTACGACACCTGGTACGCGATGAGTTCGATGCTGTCGACCTCGCCGCACCTGAAACAGGCCGTGCAGTCGGTCATCACCCACCGCTTCCCCGCGGAGCAGTGGCAGCAAGCCTTCGAAACCGCACGCTCAGGTCAGTGCGGCAAAGTGATCATGGACTGGAGCTGA
- a CDS encoding glycine C-acetyltransferase yields MYAFKDELVETLRDIEDAGLTKRERELTTPQSSHIATTSGDALNFCANNYLGLADHPEVVEAARDALQEWGFGMASVRFICGTQSQHRDLERELADFSGTDDAILYSSCFDANGGVFEVLFEAQDAIISDELNHASLIDGIRLSKAARYRYKNADMDDLRAQLEAAKGARRTVIVTDGVFSMDGYYAPLEQICDLADEYGALVLVDDSHAVGFVGEHGRGTPEHCGVIDRVDIITGTLGKALGGASGGYVAAPKEIVDLLRQRSRPYLFSNAVAPSVVAGSRKALALARSSDEGRKQLRDNSALFRSLMTDAGFELLPGSHPITAVMFPGEDGARTAAQIADAMLQRGVYVIAFSYPVVPKGKARIRVQLSAAHSEQDVRTCVDAFVQARAEVVKD; encoded by the coding sequence ATGTACGCCTTCAAGGACGAACTCGTCGAGACACTGCGCGACATCGAGGACGCGGGCCTGACCAAGCGCGAGCGCGAGCTCACCACCCCGCAGTCGTCCCACATCGCCACCACCTCCGGCGATGCCCTGAACTTCTGCGCGAACAACTATCTCGGCCTGGCCGACCATCCCGAAGTGGTCGAGGCCGCACGAGACGCGTTGCAGGAGTGGGGATTCGGCATGGCCAGCGTCCGCTTCATCTGCGGTACGCAGAGCCAGCACCGCGACCTCGAACGCGAACTCGCCGACTTCAGCGGCACCGACGACGCCATCCTCTACTCTTCCTGCTTCGACGCCAACGGCGGCGTTTTCGAGGTGCTCTTCGAGGCGCAGGACGCGATCATCTCCGACGAGTTGAACCACGCCTCGCTGATCGACGGCATCCGGCTGAGCAAGGCTGCCCGCTATCGCTACAAGAACGCCGACATGGATGACCTGCGGGCTCAGTTGGAGGCTGCCAAGGGCGCCCGACGCACGGTGATCGTCACCGACGGTGTCTTCTCGATGGACGGCTACTACGCGCCGCTGGAGCAGATCTGCGACCTCGCCGACGAGTACGGCGCGCTGGTGCTCGTTGACGACTCCCACGCCGTCGGTTTCGTCGGTGAACACGGACGCGGCACGCCTGAGCACTGCGGCGTGATCGACCGGGTCGACATCATCACCGGGACGCTCGGCAAGGCGCTCGGCGGGGCATCCGGTGGCTACGTCGCCGCACCGAAGGAGATCGTCGACCTGCTGCGGCAGCGTTCACGGCCCTACCTGTTCTCCAACGCCGTCGCTCCGTCGGTGGTCGCCGGATCACGCAAGGCGCTCGCGCTCGCGCGCTCCTCCGACGAGGGCCGCAAGCAGCTGCGGGACAACTCCGCGCTCTTCCGGTCGCTGATGACCGACGCCGGGTTCGAACTCCTGCCCGGCTCCCACCCGATCACTGCGGTGATGTTCCCCGGTGAGGACGGCGCCCGCACGGCAGCCCAGATCGCCGACGCGATGCTGCAACGCGGGGTCTACGTGATCGCGTTCTCCTACCCGGTGGTGCCCAAAGGCAAGGCGCGCATCCGCGTGCAGTTGTCAGCCGCGCATTCCGAGCAGGACGTCCGCACGTGTGTGGACGCGTTCGTCCAGGCCCGCGCAGAGGTCGTCAAGGACTGA
- a CDS encoding co-chaperone GroES: MLHDRLLVKTDGESGERRSGGGIVIPATAAMGKRLGWAEVVAVGQHVRQVVLGDRVLYDPEEKAEVELQGRTYTLLRERDLHAVAAKRVSNEATGLYL, encoded by the coding sequence ATGCTGCACGACCGCCTGTTGGTGAAGACCGACGGCGAGAGTGGAGAGCGTCGCTCCGGCGGCGGCATCGTCATCCCCGCCACGGCGGCGATGGGCAAGCGATTGGGCTGGGCCGAGGTCGTCGCGGTCGGTCAGCACGTTCGGCAGGTCGTCCTGGGCGATCGCGTGCTGTACGACCCAGAGGAGAAGGCCGAGGTCGAGCTGCAGGGACGCACCTACACCCTCCTGCGTGAGCGTGACCTGCACGCCGTGGCCGCCAAACGGGTCAGCAACGAAGCGACCGGTCTCTACCTCTGA
- a CDS encoding DUF3618 domain-containing protein, producing MADKPAPKSAKEIEAELQASRQRLAGTIDELAFRAQPREIAKRQVETVKLKASEATRTPEGDVAGDKLGIAVGGLGAVLLALGLIRRARG from the coding sequence ATGGCCGACAAGCCGGCACCGAAGAGCGCCAAGGAGATCGAGGCCGAACTCCAGGCGTCCCGTCAGCGTCTGGCAGGCACCATTGACGAGCTCGCCTTCCGGGCGCAGCCGCGGGAGATCGCCAAGCGGCAGGTCGAGACGGTGAAGCTCAAGGCGAGCGAAGCCACGCGCACCCCCGAAGGCGATGTTGCCGGCGACAAGCTCGGCATCGCGGTGGGCGGTCTTGGTGCAGTGCTGCTCGCGCTGGGGCTCATCCGCCGCGCGCGTGGCTGA
- the bcp gene encoding thioredoxin-dependent thiol peroxidase gives MTRLTVGEPAPAFTLTSDEGKQISLDDYRGRHLIIFFYPAAMTPGCTKEACDFRDSLTGLTEAGYDIVGISPDPVAKLTKFVEQESLTYPLLSDEDKSTLEAYGAYGEKKLYGKTVVGVIRSTIVVDPEGKVELAKYNVKATGHVASLKKALKLD, from the coding sequence ATGACCCGTCTCACCGTCGGTGAACCTGCACCAGCCTTCACCCTCACCTCGGACGAGGGCAAGCAAATCTCGCTGGACGACTACCGCGGACGGCACCTCATCATCTTCTTCTACCCGGCCGCGATGACCCCCGGGTGCACCAAGGAAGCCTGCGATTTCCGCGACAGCCTCACCGGTCTGACCGAAGCCGGTTACGACATCGTCGGCATCTCCCCCGACCCGGTCGCCAAGCTGACGAAGTTCGTGGAACAGGAGTCGCTGACCTACCCGCTGCTGTCGGACGAGGACAAGTCGACGCTGGAGGCATATGGCGCCTACGGCGAGAAGAAGCTCTACGGCAAGACTGTCGTCGGGGTCATCCGCTCGACGATCGTCGTCGACCCCGAGGGCAAGGTCGAGCTCGCAAAGTACAACGTGAAGGCCACCGGCCACGTCGCGTCGCTCAAGAAGGCCCTCAAACTCGACTGA
- the rdgB gene encoding RdgB/HAM1 family non-canonical purine NTP pyrophosphatase: MDTLVLATRNAGKIADLQGLIDSQPSLDGLRVVGVGDFPELDDVPETGLTFVENATLKAKYAADKLNLPAVADDSGISVDVLGGSPGVFSARWAGRHGDDQANIDLLLAQTADVPADKLVARFECSVVLAMPGGELHSATGTVDGRLTRNQRGTNGFGYDPIFELPDGRTFAEYTAAEKHAASHRGQAFRALLPTLVRLLG, from the coding sequence ATGGACACCCTCGTGCTCGCGACCCGCAACGCCGGAAAGATCGCCGACCTGCAGGGCCTCATCGACTCGCAGCCGTCACTGGACGGCCTGCGGGTCGTCGGCGTGGGGGACTTTCCTGAACTCGACGACGTGCCCGAGACCGGGCTCACTTTCGTCGAGAACGCCACCCTCAAAGCCAAGTACGCCGCCGACAAGCTGAATCTGCCTGCGGTTGCGGATGATTCGGGTATCTCCGTGGACGTCCTCGGTGGCAGCCCCGGAGTCTTCAGCGCGCGCTGGGCGGGCCGTCACGGCGACGACCAGGCGAACATCGACCTGCTGCTCGCGCAGACGGCCGACGTGCCGGCCGACAAGCTGGTCGCCCGCTTCGAGTGCTCCGTCGTGCTCGCGATGCCCGGCGGGGAACTCCACTCGGCGACAGGCACCGTGGACGGCCGCCTGACCCGAAACCAGCGGGGTACCAACGGTTTTGGTTACGACCCGATCTTTGAGCTCCCTGACGGACGTACCTTCGCGGAGTACACCGCGGCCGAGAAGCACGCGGCGTCGCACCGCGGCCAGGCCTTCCGGGCCCTCCTGCCGACGCTCGTCCGACTTCTCGGCTGA
- the rph gene encoding ribonuclease PH, protein MTEATRHDGRANDELRDIKITRNWLDHAEGSVLIEFGKTRVLCAASFTEGVPRWLKGKGTGWVTSEYEMLPRSTNTRSDRESRKGKVGGRTHEISRLIGRSLRAIIDTKALGENTIVLDCDVLQADGGTRTASITGAYIALVDAIEDARARGLIAKTAQPLTGSIAAISVGVVKGVPVLDLDYPEDSTAETDMNVVMTGAGGFVEVQGTAEGAPFDRDELNALLDLAAKGIADLTTLQQEALDAPARERSR, encoded by the coding sequence ATGACCGAAGCAACCCGCCACGACGGACGCGCGAACGACGAACTGCGCGACATCAAGATCACCCGCAACTGGCTCGACCACGCCGAAGGCAGCGTGCTCATCGAGTTCGGCAAGACCCGTGTGCTGTGCGCCGCCTCCTTCACCGAAGGGGTGCCGCGCTGGTTGAAGGGCAAGGGCACCGGCTGGGTCACCTCGGAGTACGAGATGTTGCCGCGCTCGACGAACACGCGTTCCGATCGCGAATCGCGCAAGGGCAAGGTGGGCGGGCGCACCCACGAGATCTCCCGCCTCATCGGACGCTCCCTGCGCGCGATCATCGATACAAAAGCGTTGGGGGAGAACACAATCGTGCTCGACTGCGATGTGCTCCAGGCCGACGGCGGCACTCGTACGGCGTCAATCACCGGCGCCTACATCGCCCTGGTCGATGCCATCGAGGACGCCCGCGCGCGCGGTTTGATCGCCAAGACCGCCCAGCCGCTGACGGGCTCGATCGCCGCCATCAGCGTCGGCGTGGTCAAGGGTGTGCCGGTGCTCGACCTGGACTACCCGGAAGACTCCACCGCCGAGACCGACATGAATGTCGTCATGACCGGTGCCGGTGGTTTCGTGGAGGTGCAGGGCACCGCCGAAGGCGCCCCCTTCGATCGCGACGAGTTGAACGCGCTGCTCGACCTGGCTGCCAAGGGCATCGCCGACCTCACCACGTTGCAGCAGGAAGCGCTGGACGCTCCGGCGCGAGAGCGCTCCCGCTGA
- a CDS encoding S66 peptidase family protein, whose protein sequence is MIRYPAPLRPSDTIAVTAPSAGVAPDLHGRLDFAMKCLRDKGFRVVEGSCLRGGNHISAPVAERAAELNAFLTDPAIRAIVPPWGGETAIDLIDLLDYEAIAAAEPTWLVGFSDTSTQLLALTVRTGLATLHGQNLMDTPYDLPRRLLPWWRVAGLSVSDSFVQTAGSHHRAPGWDDWATNPYVTTQALTEKAGWRVLHGPDELSLHGRLIGGCVEVLSPLAGTPFGDVAALGREHSADGLLVYLEVCEHSAFDVCRQLHGMRLAGWFEHANGILIGRTSAPDAASMTQDEAVIDALARLDLPIIADVDFGHVPPYMSFVNGALATVTMEGDRREIVQELA, encoded by the coding sequence ATGATCCGCTACCCCGCTCCGTTGCGGCCCAGCGACACGATTGCGGTCACCGCGCCCTCTGCCGGTGTCGCTCCCGATCTGCACGGCCGCCTCGACTTTGCGATGAAGTGCTTGCGTGACAAGGGTTTTCGCGTCGTCGAGGGTTCATGCCTGCGTGGCGGCAACCACATCAGTGCACCCGTGGCCGAACGTGCGGCCGAACTCAACGCCTTCCTCACTGACCCCGCGATCCGTGCGATCGTGCCGCCATGGGGTGGTGAAACCGCGATCGACCTCATTGACCTGCTCGACTACGAGGCCATCGCCGCGGCCGAGCCGACCTGGCTGGTCGGGTTCAGCGACACCTCCACGCAGTTGCTCGCGCTCACGGTGCGCACCGGCCTCGCGACGTTGCACGGTCAGAACCTCATGGACACCCCCTACGACCTTCCGCGTCGGCTGCTGCCGTGGTGGCGCGTCGCCGGCCTGTCGGTGAGCGACAGCTTCGTGCAGACGGCAGGTTCGCACCATCGCGCGCCGGGCTGGGACGACTGGGCAACCAACCCGTACGTCACCACGCAAGCGCTGACCGAGAAGGCCGGCTGGCGGGTGTTGCACGGACCCGACGAGTTGTCGTTGCATGGCCGACTGATCGGCGGTTGCGTCGAAGTGCTCTCGCCGCTCGCGGGGACGCCGTTCGGCGATGTCGCAGCCCTCGGCCGTGAGCACTCCGCCGACGGCCTCCTGGTGTATCTGGAGGTCTGTGAGCACAGCGCCTTCGACGTCTGCCGGCAATTGCACGGCATGCGTCTTGCCGGGTGGTTCGAGCACGCGAACGGCATCCTGATCGGGCGCACCTCGGCACCAGACGCAGCCTCGATGACTCAGGATGAAGCCGTCATCGACGCCCTTGCCAGGCTCGACCTGCCGATCATCGCCGACGTCGACTTCGGGCACGTGCCGCCGTACATGTCCTTCGTGAACGGCGCCCTGGCGACGGTGACCATGGAAGGCGACCGGCGCGAGATCGTCCAGGAGCTGGCCTGA
- a CDS encoding MBL fold metallo-hydrolase, producing MKLTVIGCSGSFAGPDSPASCYLVQAEWEGRTWNLVLDLGPGALGALQRHIELDAIDAIVVSHLHPDHCLDLCGLFVVTKYHPTRGPLPRVPVYGPQDTAARMSRANGVTLSEAADPHGMDSEFDFRTVVSGQSFTVGPFTLTPSLVNHPVEAFGFRVEADGKVLAYTGDTDSTPALGPLMTGADLVLADAAFCEVRDTVRDIHLTGRRAAQAAVAAGGVRRLMLTHIPSWNDAEVCRAQAAEVWAGVVELAEPDGAYEL from the coding sequence ATGAAGCTGACCGTCATCGGCTGCTCCGGATCGTTCGCCGGCCCCGACTCACCCGCGTCCTGCTACCTCGTGCAGGCGGAGTGGGAGGGCCGCACGTGGAATCTCGTGCTCGACCTCGGCCCCGGTGCTCTCGGCGCGCTGCAGCGACACATCGAACTCGATGCGATCGACGCGATCGTGGTCAGCCACCTGCACCCCGATCACTGTCTCGACCTGTGCGGGCTGTTCGTCGTCACGAAGTACCACCCGACCCGCGGCCCGCTGCCTCGCGTGCCGGTCTACGGACCCCAGGACACTGCCGCTCGTATGTCGCGCGCCAATGGCGTCACCTTGTCGGAAGCGGCCGATCCGCACGGCATGGATTCGGAGTTCGACTTCCGCACCGTGGTCTCGGGCCAGTCGTTCACCGTCGGACCGTTCACGCTTACTCCGTCCTTGGTCAATCACCCGGTCGAGGCCTTCGGTTTCCGGGTGGAGGCAGACGGCAAGGTGCTCGCCTACACCGGCGACACCGACTCCACCCCGGCGCTCGGGCCGCTCATGACGGGTGCTGATCTGGTGCTGGCCGACGCAGCCTTCTGCGAGGTGCGCGACACCGTCCGCGACATCCACCTGACCGGTCGCCGCGCCGCGCAGGCTGCGGTGGCTGCCGGTGGAGTGCGCCGGCTGATGCTGACCCACATTCCGTCGTGGAACGACGCCGAGGTCTGTCGTGCACAGGCTGCGGAGGTCTGGGCCGGTGTCGTCGAACTCGCTGAGCCCGACGGCGCGTACGAGCTCTAA